In Trueperella pecoris, the DNA window ACCGCGAGTTGATGAAGGCTCAGGTGCACGGCCGCTAAGGCGATTTCGCCGGTGAGCTGGTAGCTCGCAGGTCAACAACTGAATACCACAGGGTGCCTCCCTCGCTGATGCGGGGGAGGCACGTGGCGTGTGGGCCTGCTCCGGCACCCGGGTTGCCGGGCGAGGTTGCCGGGCTAGGTTGGCCAGCCGACAACCCCAGGTGCGGGGCCCTGCCCGGCGGGCACGCTCAGGTGCCAGCCGCACCTGCCAAAAGCTGTGAGATTTTGTGGAATTTCGGCATGTGTGTTCAGCAAAAACCAAATACTCACAGGATTTGGTGGCGGTGAGCGCAAAGCAGGGGCCGGCATGCGGATAACGCCCGCATGCCGGCCCCCAGCTTACTTATTCAGCGTTGGTTGCCCTCACGTGGTGGACGATTGCGGCGGCGAGGCCGCCCCAAACGGTGACGAGGGCGATGATCATCATGACGATGGCGGAAGTTCCCATGGTGGCTCCTTAAAACTGCTCGGAAGGCTGGGCGGGAGTAGATGCTGGCCTGCTCGGCTTTGATTCGAGCGAAGCGCCGGCCTCGTGGAATACGACGGGATCGTAGTCGTCAACTGGCGTGCGCCAGGGGACGAAGGCCAGCACGAAGGAAACGAACGCGACGCCGACGATCATGAACCATCCGTACTGGTAGACGAACGTTTCGGGGTAGTCGCCGTAGCCTTCGGTGATGAGGCTGTAGCCGGTCAGGACGAGTGTGAGGGCAAGGATGCCCGGCGTGACGACGCCAACGAGCGCATACCACCACGTGCCGAGTTTCAGCGACGAGTAGTGGTTGAGGTGCTGGCGCAGAACGGGGAGTTTCTTGGCGATGAAGGTCACGAGGAAGGTCATGAGGATCGCTGCCGTGACGATGCCCAGTTCGTTGATGAACTTGTCGACCACGTCGAGGGCGTTGAGGCCGTTCGATGTGGAAAAGACGAAGACGGAGGCGAGGCCGGATAGGCCGGTGGCGGTCAGCGAGGCGAGCCGGCGGCCGAGCGCGAACTTCTCTTGGAGGGCGGCGGAGACCACCTGGATGAGCGACACGAGGGAAGTGAATCCCGCGATGACGAGGGAGGCGAAGAACAGCACGCCGAAGAGGGGCCCACCGGGCATGAGCGAGATGATCGCAGGGAAGGTGACGAAGGACAGGATTGGTCCAGTGATTCCCTCGAGATCTCCCACGCCGACGCCCTGCTGGGTGGCCATGTATCCGAGGGTCGCGAAGACACCGATGCCTGCGAGGATCTCGAAGGAGGAGTTCGCCAGGCCGGTGACGAGGCCGGTTGAGGTGACGTTGGTACGTTTGCCGAGGTAGCTCGAGTAAGTGAGCATGATGCCGAAGGCCACGGACAGCGAGAAGAAGATCTGGGAGTAGGCGGCGATCCAGACCTGTGGGTCGGCGAGGGCGGCCCAGTTGG includes these proteins:
- a CDS encoding sodium-dependent transporter, which codes for MNQPHTKREQWSGQYGFILAAVGSAIGLGNIWRFPGVAYTNGGGAFLIPYLVALLTAGIPILLLDYSLGHRYRGSSPAVFRRISKKWEALGWFQVVISLVIMTYYAVILAWAVRYMFFSFNEAWGSDTLNFFVGDFLQLSAPGEGANVVPGIFWPLVAVWTAAAIVIALGVTRGLERISRFFIPFLIVIFAALVIRALFLPGATAGLDAFFTPNWAALADPQVWIAAYSQIFFSLSVAFGIMLTYSSYLGKRTNVTSTGLVTGLANSSFEILAGIGVFATLGYMATQQGVGVGDLEGITGPILSFVTFPAIISLMPGGPLFGVLFFASLVIAGFTSLVSLIQVVSAALQEKFALGRRLASLTATGLSGLASVFVFSTSNGLNALDVVDKFINELGIVTAAILMTFLVTFIAKKLPVLRQHLNHYSSLKLGTWWYALVGVVTPGILALTLVLTGYSLITEGYGDYPETFVYQYGWFMIVGVAFVSFVLAFVPWRTPVDDYDPVVFHEAGASLESKPSRPASTPAQPSEQF
- a CDS encoding methionine/alanine import family NSS transporter small subunit, with translation MGTSAIVMMIIALVTVWGGLAAAIVHHVRATNAE